The Pseudomonas sp. FP198 genomic interval CAGCGTTGCAGGCTACCGCCATCGCCGAATATTTTCGCGACGAGGGACGGCGCGTGGTGTTGCTGCTGGATTCGCTGACGCGCTACGCCCGCGCGCGGCGCGATCTGGCTCTGGCGGCTGGCGAAGCGCCGGCCCGGCGCGGCTATCCGGCCTCGGTGTTCGATGCCTTGCCGCGTCTGCTGGAACGACCCGGCGTGACCGCCTCGGGCAGCATCACCGCCTGGTACACGGTGTTGCTGGAAAGTGACGACGAGCCGGACCCGATCGCCGAGGAGATTCGCTCCATTCTTGACGGCCATGTCTACCTCAGCCGTGCCCTGGCGGCCAAGGGGCACTACCCGGCAATCGATGTTCTGCGCAGCGCCAGTCGGGTGGCGACGCAAGTCACCTCGCCAGAGGTCCGGCAGTTGGCCGCGGCGACCCGGGAGATCCTCGCGCGCCTGGAACAGTTGCAGGTTTTTCTCGACATGGGCGAATACAGCCCGGGTGCCGACGCCGCCAACGACCACGCGCTGCAACGTCGCGACGCGCTTGACCGGTGGCTGCGCCAACCGACAGCCGAATATTGCGCGCCGGACGAAGCACTGCGGAGCCTGCATGAACTCCTTGCATGATCGACGGCGCTTGCTGGCCTTCAGTCTGTTCCGCCGGCAACGCGGCGAACTGGCCGTGCTGCGCGCCCAGCGTCAGTTGCAACCGCTGCTGCGAGAACGCTCCGGGTTCGACGAACAGGAGGCTGCGCTGCAAGGCCTGCTGGTCAGCCATCGGGTCAATGATTGCGTACTGGACCACGGACAACTGTTGGCGCTGCTGCGCACCCAGGCGGTGATCCGCCGGCGGATCGACGTACTGCGCGTCGAGCGTGACCGCGTCGAGCAGCAGTGCCGGCAGGCCGAGCAACAATTGCTCGGGCAACGTGAGCTGCTGCGTTCATGGCAGCGCCGACATGACAAATATGTGGATTCAGTCCAGCGACTGGTGCACGCGCAACGGCTTGAAGCGGCGCGCCGGGAAGAGCGGGAGCTGGAAGAGATGATCGGAGTTCGTCGATGAGCAAGATATCCGTGGTTCCCACTCGGCCGATCCAGGTCGAGGATCCCGCCGACCGGCGTTCGAGCGATGAGCACCGGACCGAGCTGGTTCCGGTGCAGCTGGACGAGCTGCCGCAAGGTGTCCTAGACCTGGTGGCTTTGCTGATACGGCCGGGACCTGCCGAACCCCGTGGCGCAATTGCCTGGCACACGACAGTCGCTGCCCGGCGAAGCGTGGAAGTGCAATTCGACGGCGCTGCATCGATTATCCAGACGGCGATGGATATCGAACCAGACGCCGTTCAGCCGAATCTCCGGGCAGCCATGCCTTTTTCGGAAAAGCCTTTGTTGTCCGCTACACCGCTACAACAGGCGTTGCCACAACGTCCGGAGCCGGCGGCATCTGTCGTCGACAGGATGATGCCGGCAGCGCTTGCAGTTATGCCCGAGCCGATGAACCGTGCCCTCGCCAGTGATACGCCAACGGCCCCCATCGGCGCCGAACAGATACCCCAACTGCCGTCGAATCTTCAAGCCCCGCGCCAGGCGTCGTCGGTTGTTTCCGTGCAGCGCCCGCTGCCGCCCATGCCGTCCTCGACAAGCGACGCCTTGGTTGAAGCACTGCCATCGGCAGACCGGGGCTTGTT includes:
- a CDS encoding type III secretion protein — translated: MNSLHDRRRLLAFSLFRRQRGELAVLRAQRQLQPLLRERSGFDEQEAALQGLLVSHRVNDCVLDHGQLLALLRTQAVIRRRIDVLRVERDRVEQQCRQAEQQLLGQRELLRSWQRRHDKYVDSVQRLVHAQRLEAARREERELEEMIGVRR
- a CDS encoding type III secretion effector protein, with amino-acid sequence MSKISVVPTRPIQVEDPADRRSSDEHRTELVPVQLDELPQGVLDLVALLIRPGPAEPRGAIAWHTTVAARRSVEVQFDGAASIIQTAMDIEPDAVQPNLRAAMPFSEKPLLSATPLQQALPQRPEPAASVVDRMMPAALAVMPEPMNRALASDTPTAPIGAEQIPQLPSNLQAPRQASSVVSVQRPLPPMPSSTSDALVEALPSADRGLLQIPFNKGAASGQVVISRGPEEPARNLTLSPSNALVLEQLKEPFELAREPAWRLAERGGEQQRQGSQPSPDEDQDESAEHSA